A single genomic interval of Variovorax sp. PMC12 harbors:
- a CDS encoding Hsp20/alpha crystallin family protein gives MYRSLFPRDIFAEMDRLQRDVQQAFDLSPTIRGVARNGFPALNVGSTPQALEIFAFAPGVDPSTLEVNLERGLLTISGERKNALPGALDKSATVHINERFEGTFRRAMTLPDDADPDAVEARLRDGVLHISVKRRASAQPRRIEIQ, from the coding sequence ATGTATCGATCTCTGTTTCCTCGCGACATCTTCGCGGAGATGGATCGCCTGCAGCGCGATGTGCAGCAGGCCTTCGACCTGTCTCCCACCATCCGCGGCGTCGCGCGCAACGGATTTCCCGCGCTCAACGTCGGAAGCACGCCGCAAGCGCTGGAGATCTTCGCCTTCGCGCCGGGTGTGGATCCCTCGACCCTCGAGGTGAATCTGGAGCGCGGCCTGCTGACGATCTCGGGCGAGCGCAAGAACGCGCTGCCGGGTGCGCTGGACAAGTCCGCCACCGTTCACATCAACGAGCGCTTCGAAGGGACCTTCCGCCGGGCGATGACCCTGCCCGACGACGCGGACCCCGACGCGGTCGAAGCCAGGCTTCGAGACGGTGTGCTGCACATCAGCGTGAAGCGCCGCGCATCCGCCCAACCGCGTCGCATCGAAATCCAGTGA
- a CDS encoding ParB/RepB/Spo0J family partition protein — MASTRKRLEALTAGLSIPEPVPAAAPVSVSTTPAPPALPGAAPVALETRFPPAQTGQPAPRTGPGQMLAFRGQMQAVEGELAALRERLRQHDGSTPTRKIDPATVRPSRWANRHPASFESAEFAGLKADIELAGGNVQPILVRPLVDEPGQYELVFGHRRHRACLELGIPVLAAIWLDELGDAELFAAMDRENRERADLSPYEQGVMYQRALEEQLFPTQRQLAEKLGVSHTWIRKALMVAQLPSAVLECFRSPLEVQHRHAEQLNAALDKDRRSVLKRAEKVRGMKLAPAAVVARLQGLESVAKAEKLAITNDGKTVGSCLRAPDGTVTLTLTPGAVSGLTPDILLKSVGETLQKVRLLG; from the coding sequence ATGGCTAGCACCCGCAAGCGTCTCGAAGCATTGACGGCCGGCCTGTCGATTCCAGAGCCGGTTCCCGCCGCGGCGCCGGTCTCCGTGTCGACGACCCCGGCCCCGCCTGCACTGCCGGGCGCAGCCCCCGTTGCGCTGGAAACCAGGTTTCCACCCGCACAAACGGGTCAGCCCGCCCCCCGCACCGGCCCCGGGCAGATGCTGGCCTTCCGCGGCCAGATGCAAGCTGTGGAAGGTGAACTGGCTGCGCTGCGCGAACGGCTTCGCCAGCACGATGGTTCGACTCCCACGCGCAAGATCGACCCCGCGACCGTCCGGCCCTCGCGCTGGGCCAACCGCCACCCGGCTTCGTTCGAGAGCGCCGAGTTCGCCGGGCTCAAGGCCGACATCGAACTGGCTGGCGGCAATGTGCAGCCGATCCTGGTGCGTCCGCTGGTGGATGAGCCGGGGCAGTACGAACTGGTGTTCGGCCACCGGCGCCACCGGGCATGTCTGGAACTGGGGATTCCGGTGCTGGCGGCCATCTGGCTCGATGAGCTCGGCGATGCCGAACTCTTTGCCGCGATGGATCGTGAGAACCGGGAGCGTGCAGACCTCTCACCTTATGAACAAGGCGTGATGTACCAGCGCGCCCTCGAGGAGCAGTTGTTCCCGACCCAGCGCCAGCTGGCCGAGAAGCTTGGTGTGAGCCATACCTGGATCCGCAAGGCACTGATGGTGGCGCAGCTGCCTTCGGCGGTACTGGAATGCTTCCGCAGCCCGCTGGAAGTGCAGCATCGGCACGCGGAGCAACTCAATGCGGCGCTCGACAAGGATCGTCGCAGCGTGCTGAAGCGCGCCGAGAAGGTGCGCGGCATGAAGCTCGCCCCCGCCGCCGTGGTCGCCAGACTGCAAGGGTTGGAGTCGGTGGCGAAGGCGGAGAAGCTGGCCATCACGAACGACGGAAAGACGGTTGGTTCGTGCCTGCGTGCGCCTGACGGCACGGTCACGCTGACACTGACGCCCGGCGCCGTGTCCGGCCTGACACCGGACATCTTGCTGAAGTCCGTGGGCGAGACACTGCAGAAGGTCCGGCTGCTCGGCTGA
- a CDS encoding glutathione binding-like protein — protein MTPHTCALAVDVVAREIGIAPQRVWVDVRAKKLHDGSDLHRINPKGQVPALETDDGQVLTEAAVIIQYLCDRHGADGLLPRSLDMDRYRVLEWMNFLGSELHKSFTPLFRANTPPDYRSIAIGNVQRRLAWLDEVLATRNYLHGERFTAADAHCHAIVMWAELQAIDLAQWPRLHAYVQRIESRPSVQAARAAERAELARRAAA, from the coding sequence ATGACCCCACACACCTGCGCGCTGGCGGTGGATGTCGTGGCGCGCGAGATCGGCATCGCGCCCCAGCGCGTCTGGGTCGACGTGCGGGCGAAGAAGCTCCACGACGGCAGCGACCTGCACCGCATCAACCCCAAGGGCCAGGTGCCGGCGCTGGAGACGGACGACGGCCAGGTCCTCACGGAGGCCGCCGTGATCATTCAGTACCTCTGCGACCGCCACGGCGCGGACGGCTTGCTGCCGCGCAGCCTGGACATGGACCGCTACCGCGTGCTCGAGTGGATGAACTTCCTGGGCTCGGAACTGCACAAGAGCTTCACGCCGCTGTTCCGTGCCAACACGCCGCCGGACTACCGCAGCATCGCCATCGGCAACGTGCAGCGGCGCCTTGCCTGGCTCGACGAGGTGCTGGCCACGCGCAACTACCTTCACGGCGAGCGCTTCACCGCGGCCGACGCCCACTGCCACGCCATCGTGATGTGGGCCGAGCTCCAAGCCATCGACCTCGCGCAATGGCCCCGCCTGCACGCCTACGTGCAGCGCATCGAGTCGCGACCCAGCGTGCAGGCGGCGCGGGCCGCCGAACGCGCCGAACTCGCCCGCCGTGCGGCAGCCTGA
- a CDS encoding Bug family tripartite tricarboxylate transporter substrate binding protein, giving the protein MTATPSRPLLLRRRRRALGALAALAACGSGLARAAGWPQRPINLVVPFAAGGGTDTVARLIGQKLQAALGGTVVIDNKPGANGLIAARAVLQPPADGHMLMFGSNSTHVIAALASKQLVAPGKSMQEAFTIVSVMANAPLVLAVRADSPARDLRAFLQQAKTGKLSYGSFGAGSSAHVMGEVLAESAGVELLHVPYKGSSPAVTDLMGGQVDAVFLTVAAVEAMVTAGSVRPLAVTGLRRVRSLPAVPTFEELGVRDMGNAGWFAVFAPAGTPEPVVTRLATALQAIAGDAEVQARMVALGLEPVVSTPAQALQTWRRSLASAAPVVKKANIVF; this is encoded by the coding sequence ATGACTGCGACCCCATCCCGTCCCCTACTTCTTCGCCGGCGCCGCAGGGCCCTCGGCGCGCTCGCCGCGCTCGCCGCCTGCGGCAGCGGCCTGGCGCGCGCTGCCGGCTGGCCGCAACGGCCGATCAACCTTGTGGTGCCCTTCGCCGCCGGCGGCGGCACCGACACCGTGGCCCGGCTTATCGGTCAGAAGCTGCAGGCCGCGCTGGGCGGCACGGTCGTGATCGACAACAAGCCTGGTGCCAACGGCCTGATCGCCGCGCGGGCCGTGCTCCAGCCACCGGCCGACGGCCACATGCTGATGTTCGGCAGCAACTCCACGCATGTGATCGCCGCGCTCGCCTCCAAGCAGCTAGTGGCGCCGGGCAAGAGCATGCAGGAGGCCTTCACCATCGTCAGCGTGATGGCCAATGCACCGCTGGTGCTGGCCGTGCGCGCCGACAGCCCGGCCAGGGACCTGCGCGCCTTCCTGCAGCAGGCCAAGACCGGCAAGCTCAGCTATGGCAGCTTCGGGGCCGGCTCGTCGGCCCACGTGATGGGCGAGGTGCTGGCCGAATCGGCCGGCGTCGAACTGCTGCACGTGCCCTACAAGGGCTCATCGCCCGCCGTCACCGACCTGATGGGCGGCCAGGTGGATGCCGTGTTCCTGACCGTCGCCGCCGTCGAGGCCATGGTGACGGCGGGCTCGGTGCGCCCGCTGGCGGTGACCGGCCTGCGCCGCGTGCGTTCGCTGCCCGCGGTGCCGACCTTCGAGGAGCTGGGCGTGCGCGACATGGGCAACGCCGGCTGGTTCGCGGTATTCGCGCCGGCCGGCACCCCCGAGCCGGTCGTCACCAGGCTGGCCACCGCGCTGCAGGCCATCGCGGGCGATGCCGAAGTGCAGGCGCGCATGGTCGCGCTGGGCCTGGAACCGGTGGTGAGCACGCCGGCACAGGCGCTGCAGACCTGGCGCCGCTCGCTGGCCTCGGCGGCACCTGTCGTCAAGAAGGCCAACATCGTGTTCTGA
- a CDS encoding AAA family ATPase gives MQRIAALAVRAGSMVEQIRGRLLAPEARKVAPIYSTAQLAALCGVDKAHVAYRITKEDLPSGRLTPAGGKRSFELNELRAWTRTYRAEKMRPAGKKAFTIAVGNFKGGVAKTTTAMVLAQGLSLRGHRVLAIDTDPQGSLTTLHGLLPEAEISEDMTIAPLCDGSQSDIRYAIRSTYWDGLDLVAAAPFLFSAEFALPARQMQEPGARFWDVLNAGLESVRDLYDVIVIDTPPSLSYVTINALWAANGIIVPVPPSGLDFASSAQFWSLLADLGGNLDAQGGDLARKAFEFLHVLLSRVDPSDPATPAVRQWIQATYGEYTLPVEIPKTSVTSNKAAEFATVYDVQKYEGAAKTYKRAADAYDAFVDLVEQSVVSSWSDKAQVQ, from the coding sequence ATGCAGCGCATCGCGGCATTGGCCGTGCGCGCAGGCTCGATGGTCGAGCAGATCCGAGGGCGGTTGCTGGCACCGGAAGCCCGCAAGGTTGCACCGATCTACTCCACTGCGCAACTGGCCGCCTTGTGCGGTGTCGACAAGGCGCATGTGGCCTATCGCATCACGAAGGAAGATCTTCCCAGTGGCCGGCTGACGCCGGCCGGCGGCAAGCGCAGCTTCGAGCTGAATGAGTTGCGTGCCTGGACGCGCACCTACCGCGCCGAGAAGATGCGTCCTGCCGGCAAGAAGGCGTTCACGATCGCCGTGGGGAACTTCAAGGGCGGCGTGGCCAAGACGACGACAGCCATGGTGCTGGCACAGGGACTGAGCCTGCGCGGCCATCGCGTGCTGGCCATCGACACCGATCCGCAAGGCTCGCTCACCACCTTGCACGGTCTGTTGCCCGAAGCAGAGATCAGCGAGGACATGACCATTGCCCCGCTGTGCGACGGCAGCCAGTCCGACATCCGCTATGCGATTCGATCTACTTACTGGGACGGCCTGGACCTGGTGGCGGCGGCGCCTTTTCTGTTCTCGGCCGAGTTCGCCCTGCCGGCGCGCCAGATGCAAGAGCCCGGCGCGCGCTTCTGGGATGTGCTCAACGCGGGGCTGGAGAGCGTGCGTGATCTTTACGACGTGATCGTCATCGATACTCCGCCCTCGCTGTCCTACGTGACGATCAACGCGCTGTGGGCGGCCAACGGGATCATCGTGCCGGTGCCGCCCTCAGGCCTCGACTTCGCGTCGTCTGCACAGTTCTGGTCGCTGCTCGCCGATCTGGGGGGAAACCTCGACGCACAGGGCGGCGACCTCGCTCGCAAGGCTTTCGAGTTTCTGCATGTACTGCTCAGCCGAGTCGACCCCAGCGATCCCGCCACCCCGGCGGTCCGGCAATGGATCCAGGCCACTTACGGTGAGTACACGCTGCCGGTAGAGATCCCCAAGACCAGCGTCACCAGCAACAAGGCGGCCGAGTTCGCGACCGTCTACGACGTGCAGAAGTATGAAGGCGCAGCGAAGACCTACAAGCGCGCAGCCGACGCATATGACGCCTTCGTCGACTTGGTCGAGCAGTCGGTGGTCAGCAGTTGGTCGGACAAGGCGCAGGTGCAATGA
- the gstA gene encoding glutathione transferase GstA, which produces MKLYHEVRGCSLAVDIVARELQLPLTLAWVDMKTKRLEDGRDYFAVNSKGTVPTLELPDGQHLSEGCIVMQYLADLRPGNTLLPGAGLPRYRVLEWMSFIAADLHKGGFMPLFKAVTPPEYKAIARRIVESKLQWVNEQLAGRSFLTGEAFTIADAHCYTIAMWTRAHAIDTRDWPHLEAYLARCGARPSVRAAEAAAAAQGERERAAAATAAAH; this is translated from the coding sequence ATGAAGCTTTATCACGAAGTCCGCGGCTGCTCGCTCGCGGTGGATATCGTCGCGCGCGAACTGCAGCTGCCGCTGACCCTGGCGTGGGTGGACATGAAAACCAAGCGCCTCGAAGATGGCCGCGACTACTTCGCCGTCAACTCCAAGGGCACCGTGCCCACGCTGGAGCTGCCCGACGGCCAGCACCTCAGCGAGGGCTGCATCGTCATGCAGTACTTGGCCGACCTGCGCCCCGGCAACACGCTGCTGCCGGGTGCGGGCCTGCCGCGCTACCGCGTGCTGGAGTGGATGAGCTTCATCGCCGCCGACCTGCACAAGGGTGGCTTCATGCCGCTGTTCAAGGCCGTGACGCCGCCCGAGTACAAGGCCATCGCCCGCCGCATCGTCGAGTCCAAGCTGCAGTGGGTGAACGAGCAGCTGGCCGGCCGCAGCTTCCTCACGGGCGAGGCCTTCACCATCGCCGACGCGCACTGCTACACGATCGCCATGTGGACCCGCGCGCATGCCATCGACACGCGGGACTGGCCGCACCTGGAGGCGTACCTCGCACGCTGCGGCGCACGCCCCAGCGTGCGCGCGGCCGAGGCCGCGGCAGCCGCCCAGGGCGAGCGCGAACGTGCAGCCGCGGCAACCGCCGCCGCGCACTGA
- a CDS encoding Hsp20/alpha crystallin family protein: MSNSIQAPANAAAGEHVQREHSSYSDAALTPPVDVVEDANGITLYADLPGVSRDKLNLHVEASTLTIDAESDLQVPQDLQTSHTEVGLGRFRRVFTLSKELDTQGVTAELAQGVLKLRIPKAAHAQPRRVQVQVR, translated from the coding sequence ATGAGCAACAGCATCCAGGCCCCCGCGAACGCCGCCGCCGGCGAGCATGTGCAGAGGGAACATTCCAGCTACAGCGACGCAGCCCTGACACCGCCCGTCGACGTGGTCGAGGACGCCAACGGCATCACGCTCTACGCCGACCTTCCCGGGGTCAGCCGCGACAAGCTGAACCTCCATGTCGAGGCGTCGACGCTGACCATCGACGCCGAGTCCGATCTGCAGGTGCCGCAAGACCTGCAGACCAGCCACACGGAGGTCGGCCTCGGCCGCTTCCGGCGCGTGTTCACCTTGAGCAAGGAGCTGGACACGCAAGGTGTCACGGCAGAGCTCGCGCAAGGCGTTCTGAAGCTGCGCATTCCCAAGGCTGCGCATGCACAGCCGCGACGCGTGCAGGTCCAGGTGAGGTAG
- a CDS encoding Bug family tripartite tricarboxylate transporter substrate binding protein: MPMLRRFLLTCLTALVPALACAQASPTAPIHLVVGFPPGGGTDGAARLIAEKLAPALGQSIVVDNRAGAGGTIGAQSVARAKPDGHTLFFGTGAELLINPVTRKAAPYDLLKDFVPITEVGIVSFVLAVPAGSPAQNVRELIATAKAQPGKLNYSSFGMGSTNHLIGELFLHATGIRATHVPFQGSQQAMTSLLAGDVDFTFDTTAVVLPQIQAGKLRALATPSPRRLPGLPDVPTLQELGYCGLVAEGWMGVFAPAGTPPAVVTTLGTALDKVIRTPEMESRLGARGVAVTAAAGPQFRAKLQAELDKWRRVAREANVSLD, translated from the coding sequence ATGCCCATGCTCCGACGCTTCCTGCTGACCTGCCTGACCGCCCTGGTGCCGGCGCTGGCCTGTGCCCAGGCCTCTCCCACGGCGCCCATCCACCTGGTGGTCGGCTTTCCGCCCGGCGGCGGCACCGACGGCGCGGCCCGGCTGATCGCCGAGAAACTGGCACCGGCGCTGGGGCAGTCGATCGTGGTGGACAACCGCGCGGGCGCCGGCGGCACGATCGGCGCACAGTCGGTCGCGCGCGCCAAGCCCGACGGCCACACGCTGTTCTTCGGCACCGGCGCCGAACTGCTGATCAACCCCGTCACGCGCAAGGCCGCGCCCTACGACCTGCTCAAGGACTTCGTGCCCATCACCGAGGTCGGCATCGTGAGCTTCGTGCTCGCCGTGCCCGCGGGCTCGCCGGCGCAGAACGTGCGCGAACTCATCGCCACCGCGAAGGCGCAGCCGGGCAAGCTCAACTACTCGTCCTTCGGCATGGGCTCGACCAATCACCTGATCGGCGAGCTCTTCCTCCATGCCACCGGCATCCGGGCCACGCACGTGCCTTTCCAGGGCAGCCAGCAGGCCATGACCTCGCTGCTGGCGGGTGACGTCGACTTCACCTTCGACACCACCGCCGTGGTGCTGCCGCAGATCCAGGCCGGCAAGCTGCGCGCGCTGGCCACGCCATCTCCGAGGCGGCTGCCGGGCCTGCCCGACGTTCCCACGCTGCAGGAGCTGGGCTACTGCGGGCTGGTGGCCGAGGGCTGGATGGGCGTGTTCGCGCCTGCCGGGACGCCGCCTGCCGTGGTGACGACCCTGGGCACCGCGCTGGACAAGGTGATCCGCACGCCCGAGATGGAGTCCCGGCTCGGCGCCCGCGGCGTGGCCGTGACGGCGGCGGCCGGGCCGCAGTTCCGCGCCAAGCTGCAGGCCGAGCTGGACAAGTGGCGGCGCGTGGCCCGCGAGGCCAACGTGTCGCTGGACTGA
- a CDS encoding Bug family tripartite tricarboxylate transporter substrate binding protein yields MPTLSCARRRTALFLLAAACLLGSTAARAETWPSRPITLVVSFEPGGSTDISARAVAQALSVELKQAVVVENRAGAGGRIGTKAAALARPDGYTLLWGSGSSLTAAPAIYPNQEHVATLVPVSLGATQSFVFVTNPGLGVRTVQEFVALAKRQPGKLNFASAGMGSSNHLLGEIFLAATGAPVVHVPYKGAVMAKDAVIRGEAQLMDEVSSPLIGALRAGQLVPLFMTGERRDPAFPAIPTAAEAGLPEMTIQGFFGLLAPAGTPPEIVARLNEAMRAALASEAVAKAFGNLGFTTVYSTPGQMAARIAEGRATYDRIVRTRQIRVD; encoded by the coding sequence ATGCCGACCCTTTCCTGCGCCCGCCGCCGCACCGCCCTCTTCCTGCTGGCCGCGGCCTGTCTGCTCGGCAGCACCGCCGCGCGTGCCGAAACATGGCCTTCGCGCCCGATCACGCTCGTCGTCTCCTTCGAGCCGGGTGGCTCGACCGACATCTCGGCCCGGGCCGTCGCGCAGGCGCTGTCGGTGGAGCTGAAGCAGGCCGTGGTGGTCGAGAACCGCGCGGGCGCGGGCGGGCGCATCGGCACCAAGGCGGCCGCCCTGGCCAGGCCCGACGGCTACACGCTGTTGTGGGGCAGCGGCAGCAGCCTGACGGCGGCGCCGGCGATCTATCCCAACCAGGAGCATGTCGCCACGCTGGTGCCGGTGAGCCTGGGCGCCACGCAATCCTTCGTCTTCGTCACGAATCCGGGCCTGGGGGTGCGCACGGTGCAGGAGTTCGTGGCGCTGGCAAAGCGCCAGCCCGGCAAGCTCAACTTCGCCTCGGCCGGCATGGGCTCCAGCAACCACCTGCTGGGCGAGATATTCCTGGCCGCCACCGGCGCGCCGGTGGTGCATGTGCCCTACAAGGGCGCCGTGATGGCCAAGGACGCGGTGATCCGTGGCGAGGCGCAGCTGATGGACGAAGTCAGCTCGCCCCTGATCGGCGCTCTGCGCGCCGGCCAACTGGTGCCGCTGTTCATGACCGGCGAGCGGCGCGACCCGGCCTTCCCCGCCATTCCCACCGCCGCCGAGGCCGGCCTGCCGGAGATGACCATCCAGGGCTTCTTCGGCCTGCTCGCGCCCGCCGGCACGCCACCGGAAATCGTGGCGCGGCTCAACGAGGCCATGCGTGCCGCACTGGCATCGGAGGCTGTGGCCAAGGCCTTCGGCAACCTGGGTTTCACCACCGTCTACAGCACGCCCGGCCAGATGGCGGCCCGCATCGCCGAGGGCCGCGCCACTTATGACCGCATCGTCAGGACGCGGCAGATCCGCGTCGACTGA
- a CDS encoding IclR family transcriptional regulator yields MKQEGGREARREESTGGRVPAHARAPRVSGVTDGQLDAPSRGAAESSLSRLLGTLGLFSTDSPSLTVEEIASRLKVPKSTAYRYIQELSKVGLLVRLDRSITLGPRIIELDRSIRESDPVIRAAAPPMRELAEQTGLDVFLSKLYGHSIITVHTEFNDPLPHLRYGRGRPVPVLRGASAKALVAFLPAARLRRLHQELASEASDTAPWEVFYEEAQRIRREGYCRTSGELNEGKTGVSAPIFGRGRLVVASVTALGSDARLALFDAEAIAELVKRTAHMISVRLSADGHL; encoded by the coding sequence ATGAAGCAAGAGGGCGGGCGCGAGGCGCGCCGTGAAGAGAGTACGGGTGGCCGCGTTCCCGCGCACGCACGCGCGCCGCGGGTGTCCGGCGTGACCGATGGGCAACTCGATGCGCCATCGCGCGGCGCGGCGGAGTCGAGCCTGTCGCGCCTTCTTGGGACGCTGGGCCTGTTCTCCACCGACAGCCCCTCCCTCACGGTGGAAGAGATCGCCTCCCGCCTCAAGGTGCCCAAGAGCACGGCCTACCGCTATATCCAGGAACTGTCGAAGGTGGGCCTGCTGGTGCGGCTGGACCGCAGCATCACGCTGGGCCCGCGCATCATCGAGCTGGACCGCAGCATCCGCGAGTCCGACCCCGTGATCCGCGCGGCCGCGCCGCCCATGCGGGAACTGGCGGAGCAGACGGGACTGGACGTGTTCCTGTCCAAGCTGTACGGCCATTCCATCATCACGGTACACACCGAATTCAACGACCCCCTGCCGCACTTGCGCTATGGCCGGGGCCGGCCGGTGCCGGTGTTGCGCGGCGCGAGCGCGAAGGCCTTGGTGGCCTTCCTGCCGGCGGCGCGGCTGCGCCGGCTGCACCAGGAACTGGCCAGCGAGGCATCCGACACCGCGCCATGGGAGGTGTTCTACGAGGAAGCGCAGCGCATCCGCCGCGAGGGCTACTGCCGGACCTCGGGCGAACTCAACGAGGGCAAGACCGGCGTGTCGGCGCCGATCTTCGGGCGTGGGCGCCTGGTGGTGGCCAGCGTCACCGCGTTGGGCAGCGATGCGCGACTGGCGCTTTTCGACGCAGAGGCCATCGCCGAACTGGTCAAGCGCACCGCGCACATGATCAGCGTGAGGCTGTCGGCCGACGGGCACTTGTAG
- a CDS encoding replication initiation protein — protein sequence MEEGEVPRPPPKPSPTPDEQSVAKANEAIAIRPKRGRLTLLSRRIYNALLYHSQRQGVDEPVYKLALSELIGDARFNSNNTELLKSHLRDMQATTIEWSTSGTGLKRWVSSQLLGTVTIEEQGRGRPCTITWRYPEEIRERLVRPHQYTRVLLEISGQMRSYPAAVLYEIGARYLTSPSRLSMREDVLWWAAVLTGRSDITEVDYRFLKRDVISKALAEIEALCEDFSLELIEHKRGRRIEEIQFRVVPKLQQRLGAADDPARNVFDLELVGKLIALGLKQDEAQDLYATTDEGQLRGTIEHVEQRLRSQTLPALKSAAAYFKDALKKGYAGVKGEEAAAPPSLPSPSRGKQAAAPAGEDRMHRIRELWENDRMQKAKSLYLEMPEAMQAEMRSRFEAERLAQIAAPIARAWRRDGPASRIAATTFHRWLAQVTWPEAPSDRVLLDFALAQGVAGM from the coding sequence ATGGAAGAGGGCGAAGTTCCACGACCACCGCCCAAGCCATCCCCCACGCCGGACGAACAGAGCGTTGCCAAGGCCAACGAGGCCATCGCGATCCGGCCCAAGCGGGGGCGTCTGACACTTCTTTCGAGGCGCATCTACAACGCGCTGCTCTATCACTCGCAGCGTCAGGGCGTCGACGAACCGGTTTACAAGCTGGCCCTGAGCGAGCTGATCGGCGATGCCCGTTTCAACTCCAACAACACCGAACTGCTCAAGTCTCATCTGCGGGACATGCAAGCAACCACCATCGAATGGTCAACCAGCGGCACCGGGCTCAAGCGCTGGGTGTCGTCGCAGTTGCTCGGGACGGTCACCATCGAGGAACAGGGTCGGGGACGTCCCTGCACCATCACATGGCGCTACCCAGAAGAGATACGTGAGCGGCTGGTCAGACCCCATCAATACACGCGCGTCCTGCTGGAGATCAGCGGCCAGATGCGAAGCTACCCCGCAGCCGTGCTCTACGAGATCGGTGCGCGCTACCTCACGTCGCCGAGCCGTCTGTCGATGCGCGAGGACGTGCTGTGGTGGGCGGCAGTGCTCACCGGGCGCAGCGACATCACCGAGGTCGACTATCGCTTCCTCAAGCGCGACGTGATCAGCAAGGCGCTGGCCGAGATCGAGGCATTGTGCGAAGACTTCAGCCTTGAGCTCATCGAGCACAAGCGGGGGCGCCGCATCGAGGAAATCCAGTTCAGGGTGGTGCCCAAGCTGCAGCAGCGCCTGGGCGCAGCCGACGATCCCGCGCGCAATGTCTTCGACCTGGAGCTGGTTGGAAAGCTGATCGCGCTGGGCCTCAAGCAGGACGAGGCCCAGGATCTGTATGCGACCACCGACGAAGGGCAACTGCGCGGCACGATCGAGCATGTCGAGCAGCGCCTGCGCAGCCAGACGCTGCCGGCACTGAAGTCGGCCGCTGCCTATTTCAAGGATGCCCTGAAGAAGGGCTACGCCGGCGTGAAGGGGGAGGAGGCCGCCGCGCCCCCGTCGTTGCCTTCGCCGTCAAGAGGCAAACAGGCAGCCGCCCCCGCTGGCGAGGACCGCATGCACCGGATCCGCGAGCTGTGGGAAAACGACCGCATGCAGAAAGCCAAGTCCCTCTACCTGGAAATGCCCGAGGCAATGCAGGCCGAGATGCGCTCACGCTTCGAGGCCGAGCGGCTCGCGCAGATCGCCGCCCCGATCGCCCGCGCATGGCGCCGTGACGGGCCCGCCAGCCGCATCGCGGCCACCACCTTCCATCGCTGGCTGGCACAGGTCACCTGGCCCGAGGCGCCCTCGGACCGGGTGCTGCTCGATTTCGCGCTGGCCCAGGGCGTTGCGGGCATGTAG